A window of the Harmonia axyridis chromosome 5, icHarAxyr1.1, whole genome shotgun sequence genome harbors these coding sequences:
- the LOC123680950 gene encoding uncharacterized protein LOC123680950 — protein MSTSPRRNAIQRNNSKSCPEPDSSDYVEEKNRNNVGNLKLKEQNTSNSNEKVSCRATYRTNRIDQHEISRSEDEDSDSEGTPNSTLNESSKFPGVLIMILIIIISLIIYDYVYNQSNRKPIENQETIKKQEISLKTIKKNFPSQEDKLWKSIHSGINQTIVNETPTSYIFLFESEAEETMKKLLSEISKYAVCKLVNCESSAIDFKKEITSNFSNINDYGEVISSFKGKLENNGLMIVGNLDEIPEKFALAFHNFCDEVTPLVKKSAFFFTMKVTKLDDPDRNHLRYIEGVLKEKWQNLETDKFVPIFTRITGELLKVYPESQTRFVETNRNPYQDSNLEST, from the exons ATG TCAACATCACCGAGAAGAAATGCTATTCAACGGAATAATTCAAAATCCTGCCCCGAACCTGACTCAAGTGATTATGTTGAagagaaaaacagaaataatgtgggaaatctcaaattaaaagaACAAAACACTAGTAACAGTAATGAAAAG GTATCATGCAGAGCAACATATAGAACAAATCGTAtcgatcaacatgaaatctCAAGATCTGAAGATGAAGATTCTGATTCTGAGGGAACACCAAACTCAACATTAAATGAGTCATCCAAATTCCCAGGTGTTCTCATAATGATTCTCATTATAATTATTAGTCTAATTATATATGATTATGTTTACAACCAATCAAATAGAAAACCAATAGAAAACcaagaaacaataaaaaaacaagAGATTAGTTTAAAAACTATTAAAAAGAATTTTCCTAGTCAAGAAGACAAATTGTGGAAATCTATTCATTCTGGAATAAATCAAACAATTGTTAATGAAACGCCTACATCttacatatttttatttgaaagcgAAGCtgaagaaacaatgaaaaaactACTTTCTGAGATTTCAAAATATGCAGTTTGTAAATTGGTGAACTGTGAGTCTTCAGCTATCGATTTCAAAAAAGAGATAACTTCaaacttttcaaatataaacgattaTGGAGAGGTAATTTCTAGTTTTAAAGGCAAGTTAGAGAACAATGGACTGATGATTGTTGGGAATTTGGATGAAATACCAGAAAAATTTGCACTAGCTTTTCATAATTTCTGTGATGAGGTAACTCCTTTAGTGAAGAAATCTGCTTTCTTCTTCACTATGAAAGTGACCAAGTTAGATGATCCCGATAGAAACCACTTAAGATATATAGAAGGTGTTCTTAAAGAAAAATGGCAAAACTTAGAGACAGATAAGTTTGTTCCAATATTTACTAGAATTACTGGTGAGCTTTTAAAGGTATATCCGGAAAGTCAGACCAGATTTGTTGAGACAAATAGGAATCCTTATCAAGATTCAAATCTAGAATCGACGTAA